In Euphorbia lathyris chromosome 2, ddEupLath1.1, whole genome shotgun sequence, the sequence TACCTTTCAAGTCAGCTTGAGGTTTTGCGCAGCTCCAGCCACGGTCAGACAGCGTCTGAATACGAGAAGGTGCAGGCTGATCTTATTAAAATTCTGGTTCAAGAAGACGACCATTGGCGTCAGCGCTCCAGAATTCAATGGCTCTAGGAAGGGGATTCTAATTCTCGGTTTTCCCACTCCTTTGTTAATGGAAGAAGGCGACATAACTTCATTCCTCTCAGGGCCTGGTTTACTGTAGCGTTGATGCTGCGTTTTTTGCTGCAGCAGGAAAAACTGGTTCTGCTGCTGGTCTTCGATCAGATGATGGACGCTTTTTGTCTACTCGAGTTAATTCTGCAGATGGTCTTCAGCTGGTGCGCGAAGGGGAGCTACGGCTCTGTTGAGTGCACTTAATTGGATTAAATCGGTTGGTTTTGAGCATGTGCTTCTGGAATCAGATTCGTTAACTGTTGTTCAAGCAGTTAATTCGTCTCTACCCAACGAAAGCGAGTTTGGTGATATCATTGCTCAGTGCAAATCTTTACTCAGTCTCAACAACGGTTTTTCGGTCCGTTTTGTCAAACGTTTAGCTAACGGTTTAGCTGATGCTTTTGCTCGGCTTTCCTGTTTACATGCTATTCCTTTTATTTATGATGTTATTTCGGATGTAATCTCTACTAGTTTGTTGAACTTTTGCCCGATTGTGGCTCATTAATCTATtccgtttaaaaaaaataaataaatataaaaattaaaaaaaatatacttttaaaattaaggtgccttctatgcttactttgtttttgacaaagtaagatTTACCCTTAAAATTAATAGTGATTACTTTTATTAATAACTAATATGTAAATATGTTAATaggatatgtattttataattcaacttcaatcttaatttattagatttttaaaatttatttgtatagatttaaaatttaatactaattaaattttttcaaaaaaaatattaattaaacttTGTTAATATTGAGAAAATACTGATAGGTTTTGGAGATCTTTGGGTCTTTCTCTTTTTGCCTGGAATGATAAGGATTCGCCGACTCTCTGGCTTCTTACTAGGGatgcttcttctctttctcttcattcttcGCATGCTCAACATGTTACTATTCAGCACCAGCTGGGTGATAAATCTTATCTGATCTCTTTTATCTACGGTAGTAACCTGGCTTCGGAAAGAAGGGAGTTGTGGTCTTCTCTTTATAGTTGTGCCTTTCCAAATAATAATTGGTTGGTGCTTGGGGACTTCAATGCTATTACAGGCTCTGATGAGAAGCTTGGCCCCCCTCCTGCTGTTGGATCCTGCAGGGATTTCAggaattttattgatgattgtgatcttattgatattgatactTTAGGTCAGAGGTTTACTTGGTCCAATGGTCGTCATGGGGCGGCTCATGTTGAATGTCGCCTGGATAGAGCTTTGGTGTCAGAGGGCTTTTTAGATTCTTGGGACTCTATCTATTGCACGGCTTTAGCAAGGTATAGTTCTGATCATTGTCCGATGCTTCTTCAATACAGAACTGGAGAACCAAGGATTGTTAGGTTCAGATTCCATTCCATGTGGACCACTAATGATTCTTTAAAGGGGGTAATTGCCAATCATTGGACTGCATCCCACATCTCTCTCCCTCCTACTCAACTATTATGTCATAAACTTCGCACTCTTAGGCCTATTCTTAGGGATTGGAATAAAAACGTGTTTGGAAGAATTGATTCTAATATCCACCTGGCAGAAGTTCATCGTGCCgatattcaaaagcaaatttcTGAGCAAGGTGATTCTCCGGAATTGAGTAGTGCTGCTTCTGCTGCCTGCTCCAATcttgatttacaacttcttcGGCAGGAGATGATGTACAGAGAGAAAAGTCGTGTTAAGTGGCTTAAAGAGGGGGATAGGAACACTAGTTTTTTCCAAAGATCTGCTAAAATTAGAAAGACTTGGGCTGGCATCCATCATTTAAGGATCGGTGATGAGGGTCCCACTTCTGACACGGCTAGATTATCTGATCATGTAATTGAATATTTCTCTAATCTCTTCCGTAGTTCTAGGGACCATGTCGATCTTTCTccaattaatgaggtaattcccaacttagtaacttctttggaaaatgaggaaTTAATTTCTAAACCTTCCATTGAAGATATTAAAAACACGGTCTTTTCCATGGATCCTGACAGTGCCCCTGGccctgatggttttgggggaACCTTTTATCGCTTcttttgggatattgttgggaaggatgtttgcaatatggttcagactttctttgatcatggttgcatcctgcctggtttaaactctagtattatggcCCTTATTCCTAAAGTGGCTGAAGCTgacagaattgagaattttcgtccaattgtgatgagtaactttggtttcaaaatcatctcaaaaattcTTGTGGATCGCCTTGCGGTTATTGCTGCAAGGATTGTCTCTCCCAACCAGTTTGGTttccttaaaggtagaagcatCCATCAATGCATTGCCTTAGCTTCTGAGGgagttaatatgcttgacagaaaacgttttggtggtcacatggccttaaaaattgatattcgtaaggcttttgatactttagattggaacttcctcttggCTGTGTTGGATTACTTtggtttttctctcactttTAGGGATTGGATCCTAAACATTCTGACATCTGCTcgtatttctgtgatgattaatggttctccaaagggttacttttcttgttctagaggggttagacaaggggacccccttTCTCCTCTGCTGTTTgacattgctgaggattttttctctcgttggcttACTAAATTGGTAAGGGAGGGTACTTATTCTCCTATGTATTATTCTGGTGGAAATTCctttccctctcatcttctttttgctgatgacatgctcatttttggagtggcatctTTGAGCAATGTGCATGCTCTCAAGGATTTTTTCCTACTCTATGGACAGTTATCCGGtcagcaggttagttgggataaatctactatcttttttggttctcaggtGAGTCCTCCAAGGAGGGTTCGGCTTGCTAACTGTCTTGGCATCCGTTTGGAGTCTCTCCCCTTCAATTATttaggagtccctctatttAAAGGTGCTCCTAGGGCCCGTCACCTCAGCTACCTTACAGACAAATTTCTATCTCAATTTAGCAAAtggaaaggtagctctctctcctttgcaggacgtttaactctaattaagtctgCTATTACTAGTTCTCTGGTTCAttcattcttgatctataagtggccaATGAGTTTGTTGAAAaagctcaatagaagtgttaggaatttcctttggacgggttgtattgatcagaggaaGTTAATTACGGTTCCCTGGAAAACTTGTTGTAAAAGTTTGGAGGGTGGTGGATTGGGCATTAAGGATTTCAGGATCTTTAACCAGGCTCTCttgggtaagatgtgttgggatTTAATTCAAGGCAACAGTCTtgctatttctctgatgaaATCTAGATTTATGGTtgtctctggtttgcctaaagctaccattgctccttcctcgatttggtcttcctgcaagtttgtttattcatccatttgggaccagaccttttggtggattggccagtcttcAACGCTCAATTTCTGGACTGATAGGTGGATCATTCCATCGGTGGCGGACAGATTGAGTCTTAATTATCAGGATAAGCGTTCACGCtttaattctgttgatgattttttggtcaATTCGGAATGGCTTGGCTTAGGCACTCTGCCTTCGGTTATTCAAgacagtattcgatctattcacaggggtagagatgattttgatttttgcgcttggcagccctctatgaagggtattttctctgccaaagagtactattcgaTTATCAGTCCTCGTTCCTACTCGatggactggtataaatttgtttggaatgctcacactcccccttctcgcTCCTTCACATcctggagagttttgcatggaagGGTTCCGACTCACGACCTCTTGCAGCGTCTAGGCTTCTCTTTTGCCTCTCGTTGCGTTCTttgtggtagggatgctgagtccattaaccacttattcattagctgttcttttgcagattctctgtGGAGGGCCCTTGAGATCCATTTTGACTGCACTTTACCTCGTCATTCCCAATTCTTCCACTTCTTCAGGactcttcgtagcattcattttggctcacaAGTGTCGATGATCTGGAGTGTTGCCGCTGTatcttgcatctggttaatctggcattgcaggaatgaagcaactTTTAAGGAGGTTTTTCCTTCTATTCAACACTCAAAGATCACCctatttcgaatgattcgagagtcctttgcctcttctaaaggtttttgctcttcgagGAAAGATGCTGATATCTTATCCCTTCTTCTGGCTTCTCCAAGGCCGCCTccggctcccaacattattccggtccattggcttaaacctcctccgggttgggttaaagtcaatgtggacggctctgcttttggtaATCCTGGCGAGGCGGGTGCGGGCGGTATCTTTCGTAACTATCGCggctttcccaaaggttgttttgctttttctacctctccttcttttgcttatctggctgaattgagagccgctattttcgcaattgaacttgcttgggagaaaaattggcatcatctttgggttgagtcagactccatgtacgtagttaatctgcttcgacttcgttccatggatgttccttggagtattcgacaagagtggttgcacTGTCTTGACATTTGCTTTAGGATGAACATTATTTTTactcacatctttagggaaggaaatcgcgttgctgatgctttggcaaagtttggggtctcttcctcagtgatcaattggtggccttcagctcctacTTTTTGTCagaggtttatcaatgatgacatctgtaatatttttcatttgcgtttttcttgacctttccTATACtcttctctttcctttttcttgtgtgttctccttcctcttctcttgttcagacactcaccttttctttttttaatatatggtGGGTTTGGCAGTTCTTGAGCCATGGGTGCTCTCCCCGCTCAAGgcctgtctcgtcccaatttccataaaaaaaaaataattttttaatgatatttatctaaatagaaaaataatactaaatcatattttaattatttaacttttaacattattatttattcttaaataGTTAATTATATTTTGGTAATAAAGCTGTGCTTATGCCAAACTTAGCTGAGTttttcttgaagaaactctcctctattattgatagtttcagaggagagtcccttgccagatcttcccagagtagtgatgtccacctcgtgagttggagcaggccaagagagggggttgtgaagctgaatactgatggctcctgcctcagtaatagtaagattgctgccggaggtgttcttagagatgcgggaggcgcctggctttctgggtttacccagaatttggggttgggttcttccttctcagcggagctctggggcattctctctggaATCCagcttgctaaaaggctgggtgttaagaggctttttgtggagtcagataacatggaggccatcaaaatgatttcgGATAAtcatgccatgggtcttcatagccgcaaccttatcagagcaattaaaaggcttagctcctcctttgagatcttagagttcagccacattttcagagagcaaAACCGTGTTGcggatcacttggcggcggctgaccatgagggggtgttaggtgtttctacccttaccgttccccctatcgctctctctcctcttcttttagaggataagattggggttagcttccctaggctaatccatGTGTAgttgttttttgtttgtttttttttcctttccttttctacaaaaaaaaaaaaaaatagttaattataaatataagtaAAATACTAGTGTAGTGGTAAGCATTAAAGTTTACATGCTAAAGGTTCAAAGTTCGAATCCTACCAttgttaaaatatatatatattttttaagtaaacATATCTAAAATCAAACCGGATCAAACCGCATAACCGGAACTGGATCAACCGGTTTGTGGTTGAACCGGCCGGTTTGAACGGTTTTAAATGGTTTTCAAAGATTTAATAACCGAACCACCTCCAGCCCGAAACTGTGACCGGTTCCGGTCGAACCGGATTGAATCCAGGTTTGATAACCTTGGGTTTATTATATTGTGAATTATGTTAATGCATAACAGAAAATACATCAATTCTATCATtacgagtaaattacatcaaaggTACCTGAATTATACTTCAATTCACACTTtgatacctagattacattttgtcacaAAAATATACCTTAAGTATaaatgaccggacaatttaataGTTTTAACCGGCAACACCCAGTCAATTTGAATTTTACAATTTATTTGACTATTTTTTGACCcactctcttctctctctcttagGATTCTCTCGCCTTCTCTCTCTTTAAATTTGTTTCTCACTCCTCAATTCTGTAGATCTCCTTGGATACCCTTTTTTCAACTCAATTTTTGCTTTATCGGAGAGATTAATTATGGGCGGAGAAGGTGGAGCAGTGTGACGGCAAAGATTTTAGTGGAAGAAATCTCAGAACAGAAATCTCAGATGTGTTGCACTGTTTCTTTACCGAAATCTCAGAACAAAAATCTCAGATGACCGGAGCTTCTTTACCGTCTTCTTCATCATTGAAGTAAGTGATGTGTGGCGCTGCTTCTTTACCGTCTTCTTCATCGTCTCTTCTTCGTTGAAGTAATGGGTCTGGTGATTTTTGTTCGAATCATGACTTATTGTTCGAATCAGATATCATTTTTGGAGCCCCAAAATTAATGGAGTCCATGAAAAGCTTGATGTATTGATGGAGttccaaaattaaaaaaaaaacacagtaTATTAATAAGttccaaaattaaaaaaatatataatatataagagATAGATGAGAAAGAGATAGATGATCTTTTTGATCGGAAAAATACacagtatatatttttttttactgttgttgaggatgatTGAAAAAATAGatgagaaagagagaaagagagggatagaaatacaatattatttttaattcatttaaggGTATAATAGTAATTTTAGATTAGTAAGGGTATAATGGGTTCCAACTATACGTGTAAAAGTGGTCAAACAGTCTTTGACCAGCCACTTACCGGAAAAACGCACTTAAATGTCCGGTCATCTATACTTAGGGTATATTTTTATGACAAAATGTAattcaggtaccaaagtgtgaaatggagtATAATTCAGGTACCTTTGgtgtattttacccctatcattACGCATTTATTTCTTAATACCAATGAGTTACTATATGTATCACTGTATTGTTTGGTCGAGTATATCACTTCAGGAGTACATTAAGGAAGAGAAAGTGTAGGAATTAAATTCAAATCATTCTGTCTTTTAACATCAATCCTATAAACCTCATTGATGTCTAGATCTTGAAGTTTCATTCCATTTGGCAGTTTCTAGTCAAAATGATAAAACACATTTGCAAGAGGAAACTCAACATTTAGAATCCCAAATTGGATTCCATGCTATATTCTTCTTTCCGTACCAAATGATATAAACTTAAAATGAGCTCATTTGTAATCAATCATACCATCTGAGAATCTTTCTGGAATGAATTTCTCGGCTTCATTCCAATATTTTAGACCTCTTCCTAATGGCCAAGCATTTACCATTAGATTAGTGTTTTTGGAATATGATACCCATTAATCTGACATTCATCTTGAGATTCTCTTGGAGCTAGTAGTGGAAGAAGAAGGTGTAATCTGAGAGATTCTTTGATGATCAATtttgttagatgtgattaataaaaaaacaaaactaacacaGAAAGAAAATATGAATAGTGAACTAGAAATTAAAGAACAAAAGTTCAGATAAATCTGAAGCCTGTATTAGCAATCTCTTTAAGACAGATGTTGTTACTATTAACGATTGTCTCCCAAGATATAAGAGATTATGCAATCGAATTCTTACCGAATATAAAttcgttatcaccggagtagcaCAACAATAACGCACATAGAGCAGAAATATTTTAGAGAGTAATTTAGTCCATAAATCAATTTCAAGTAATTGAGCTGTTCAAGTCCAGTTTCATCAacatatccttttttttttctaaacttGTCTTATTTCTGCTTGTGTTTTGTCCGTTACTTTTGGATTTTTCATCAATTCTGTTATCGCCCAGTCCACTATTGTAGATGAAGTATCACTTCCAGCAACGAAAACATCCTGAAAATAGAATTACCAAGTTACATTATTAAATGCTTTGCATAATGTCTCATTAGCCCCATAAttatttaaagtgatctattgcccaccttaatttatttaaagtaatcCGTTAACACTTTGaacttatttatatttatttatttgctcCATTAACttgttcaatttgttcaaattaaatattattatgcCACTGATAGTGACACTTAAAGAGTTAATCatgtcattttaaacaagttcggCAGCTAATAAACAACTTTATAAATTTATGgatcaatcaactattttgAACCAGGTTTAAAGGGTTTCTAAGGTATTAAGTATATAATTTTAGTCTTTCAACCTTTTTTTAACACTTTGAACAAATTTACGGGCCAACGAGTGTTATCCTTATTGAATTTGTAGAATCAAAAGATAACACATCGGGTCCATTAATCTAAAGGTTAAACTGAGATCAAATTGAAAAGACATAGAAATGAATGGTACTCAAGCCCATTAAATTTAAAgcgttatgtgaaggaaaatCTTATCTTGTTGAGTGGAGATCTAAAGATCCAAGTTCAAAAAAACAACTTAATTGCATGAACCTTGTGGTCATTGTGGAGTTAAATCCAAGTTCATTTTTAGATATAAGCAGTGACATAAAAACggaaaaaatgttaaattatatgcttttaatgatattttgtgCATTAGAAATGTTGAGCAAATAAATCATCTATATATATAGAAGAGTTAAGTGAGATCGTTTAATTCTCTAAAACTCTTACAAAACCGAACAATGTTCATAACTATAACAAATATAACAAATATAACCATATATGTTGATATCTATATGAAGTATAACACCGTACATATATGTTGATATCTATATGAAGTATAACACCGTACGAACATTATTAGTAAATCCATCCATATATCAACATAAGTCAACTTTAGTAAATCCATTCATATCATATCATATCGATATAAGTCGTCAACATTGATATTTCTTCGTTGCAAAACCTTCTAATTTAGCAAGTCTAGTCAAATGACTTCATAGAAAAATGTGTATTTTATCGCAAATATTTGGCATTAGATTTAATTGAAAGACatacatatattatttatattgttttttttttcggttacaatatattttttatattgttaCATTCAAAGATATGACTCTCAAACATATGAATCCACCTACTATAATTTTAGAGTCAACCAAATGCcgagaaaaacaaaaatctcaaacaaaagaaaatgctAAAAATCAAGAGAGTttgtaataaaataatatataatgatTACAAGGCAATGAAAGATAAAATCATGGACGTAGAaaacactaaaataaaatataaaataaccaTTCTTTGGAATAAATCTGTATGAGCatccattttcttattattattcaaCATAGTAACTGCAGCATAAGTTTAATTAGTCAACCAATGCATACAATATtagaaacaaaagaaaaatatattcttttattaaaatattctGACTAAAGGTTTATTATATTGTGAATTTTTACTTCAACATATGGAAAATGCATAACAGAAAATACAGAAATTCTATCATATTCTTAGTCTCGTTTACGCACGTTTATTTCTTAATACCAATGTTTTACTATATTGTTCGGTTGAGTATATTACTTTAAGGTCTTGTTTGGATCATGATATTTGGAGGTAGGTGAAAGTAAGTGTACCTTATTTGTTTTGAGGTGTAATTAGAAATTAAAGTAAATGGAGGTAAATGAAGGTAAAATTACTGTTATTTTGGTTACACCCGATTTGGGGGTAAGGGAGGTTAACTTAAACCAATTTCCAATAAAACCCCTACTTTTACTAAACCCGAATCTTTTCTACAAATAAAACTCACTGCTAGTTTGAAATCcaccaaaacaaaaacaatgtatatcATTTGAATAGAATTTTAATATTACTACATTTTGATTTGTATTATTATAACTTGAATATTACGGTCATGGTCCAAAACTTTAAAATTATTACATTTTTGCTGCCTATAGTGTACTAGTAAGATCATTTTATTTATGCTTTGAAATTTTGATTGTTAGCAAGTGAGATTCAACTTTCaatatttaataaaactaatatataaaaatttaattaacttCGGTTAGAATTTATTTAATAGATAGAGAATTAGAAAATATAATTAAGAGTaaggatataagagtaattttatacatAGCTATATTTTACTTTACCTTCAAACCAAACacaattacataattaaatcatcacttaccttatcTTCTATCCAAACACAACAAGTTATTTCATAAACTTCACTTACTTTACCTTACTTTAAATAACCATCATCCAAACAAGCCCTAAAAGTACGGTATTATGCAGTAGGTAAAGGAAGAGAAAGAGTTGGAATTAAATTTAAATCATTCTCTCTTTTAACAGCAATCCCATAAGCTTCATTCGTGTCTAGATCATCGGGTTTCATTCCATTTGGTAGTTTCCAGTCAAAATGATAGAGCAAACTTGCAAGAGGAAACTCAACATTTAGAGTCCCAAATAGCATTCCCGGACATATTCTTCTTCCGGCACCAAATGGTATAAACTCGAAATGAGCTCCTTTATAATCAATCATGCCATCCGAGAATCTTTCTGGAATGAATTTCTCAGCTTCATTCCAATATTCTGGATCTCTTCCTAATGCCCAAGCATTAACCATTAAATTAGTGTTTTTGGGAATATGATATCCATTAATCTCACAGTCATCTAGAGATTCTCTTGGAGCTAGTAGCGGAAGAGGAGGGTGTAACCTGAGAGATTCTTTGACGATCAATTTCAAGTAATTGAGTTGTTCAAGTCCAGCTTCATCAACATATCCTTTTTCTTTGTAAACTTGTCTTACTTCTGCTTGTGCTTTTTCCATTACTTTTGGATTTTTCATCAACTCCGTCATCGACCAGTCCAGTGTTGTAGATGAAGTCTCGCTCCCAGCAATGAAAACATCCTGCAAcagaattactaattactaATGTCTCGTTAGCCTATAAACTTGCTCAAAGTGATCTATTGAGGTACGAGGATTGAAAAATAAAGACTACATACGAGGATGACTGCCTTGATGCTATCAATATTTAGAGAAAATTGATCAGGATTTCCCTGATCCTGAAATCTGAGAAGAACATCAACAAGATCATCATGTTCATCACCATCATCATCTTTAGTTTTTCTTGCTTTATGATCATTGATAATAACTTCAAGAATCTCATCAGCTTGATGATGAATCCTTTCCATTTTAGCTCTCAATCCACCAATCCGCTGCAACAATTTCACAGACGGAAACACATCCGCAAGACTAAACCCAGCAGCAAGCGCCATTATTTCCTTAACACGAGGAACAAAAGCTTCTTGTTCTTTCCTTACCTTACCAAAAGCAGCCCTTGAAATTACAGAATACATGTATTTATACAATATCTGACTGAAATTTATCACACTTCCTTCACTAGCCAAATCTGAAATCGATCTCATAATATTAcctacttcttcttctctaaTTGATCTGAAAGATTGAACTCTTCTAGTACTCAGAAGCTCCATGACACAAATTTTCCTCAATTGTCTCCAATAGTCGCCGTAAGTTGCAAAAATAAGGTCAGTTGAGCCATAAGAAATGATGTCGGAGGCGAGACTGAAAGGTCGACTGGCGAAGGTGAGATCGTGTGTTTTCATGGCTTCTTTAGCGGTTTCAGGAGAAGAAATGATGATGGTGTTGATTTCACCGAGCTTGAGATGCATAATTGGTCCATGTTTTTGCGAAAGTTTATAGAGGCTGTGATGGGGTAAAGAGCCGAGAAGGTTGTGCAGATTTCCTATAATGGGGAGCTTCCATGGCCCTGGAGGAAGAGTTTTTGTGCTGTTTTTTGATTTTTTGGTGGTAATGATGAAAACTGTGATTATAAAGAGAAGAAATGAGGCAAACACTTGCAAGGAAGGGTATTGGAAATCCATGGTGGAATAAAGATATAACTGAAGCTAGTTTTCATTTATAGATAAGCAAGTCTACACTGGCGGCTTGGGGACTGGATGAATACATTATTGTTCAATCATTTAGTTCATTGAATTTGTATATTTTTGGACTAATACATAACTTTGTAACAATCTCAacagctccttaaacttgcttatttcggaTTACCggttccctaaacttgtccataaaagtagattaattagatccctgaactttgcaagtatctcaccaactccctaaacttcgCTTAGTTTGGTATTGCTGTTGAAAACTGGGAAAAAGTGCTGTCTAAAAAAGTGCTGTTTGGAAAAGCAGAAGactgtttggtaaaattaaaaataaatctgCAATTGAAGTAAAAGCAGTTTGGTAAGTGTTTGgcaaataatttttaaaaagtgATGTTTATTGTTTAAAGACATAAAAGGACATggtttaattattttcttttgtataataaaatatataaacaaacagtttaattaataaagtacatttttatttgactgacaataaaaatataaaacattatcCTTATCAAACGGATACTCACATTaacctcatatatatataaggtaTTCATAATTTCTGCTGTTTTAAATTATAAACATAAAGATTTAAAACTTATTCTTGAATATATCTTTTATAAATATCTAAATTTCTTGttctttatttgatttgaaaaggaaattagagtttaaaataataatattcaaATAAATTACATCATTAAACTAGAAACAATTTGATTACGAAGTATATCCATTTCTGTTGCTCTATTACTTCTTTGACTTTGCTCTAAGGGTGTTGGCAGACCACTTGAAAAAGTATCGCTTGGCACAAATTCTGGATGCATATCAATTCTACTAAAAATTGTATCTTTAATAAAATTTAGTCTGATGTAATTATGTAACGCCATTGATGCTACAACTATATTCCTTTGATCTTCAAACGAATATGCAGGCATATCTGACAATATCTTCCACCGTTTCTTCCAAACCCCAAAAGTTCTTTCGATACAACATCTAAGGGATGAATGTGCTTTATTAAATATTTCTTGGTAACCCTCTGGTGGTTCACCACGTCGAAAATCAGGAAGATGATATCTAACTCCTCTGTATGGGCCAAGATATCCTAATGTTTGAGGATATCCGGCATCTACCAAGTAATATTTACCTGCAattatgataataattttagtatatccactatacttttatatatatatatatatatatatatatatatatatatatatatatatatatc encodes:
- the LOC136219199 gene encoding desmethyl-deoxy-podophyllotoxin synthase-like isoform X1, which codes for MDFQYPSLQVFASFLLFIITVFIITTKKSKNSTKTLPPGPWKLPIIGNLHNLLGSLPHHSLYKLSQKHGPIMHLKLGEINTIIISSPETAKEAMKTHDLTFASRPFSLASDIISYGSTDLIFATYGDYWRQLRKICVMELLSTRRVQSFRSIREEEVGNIMRSISDLASEGSVINFSQILYKYMYSVISRAAFGKVRKEQEAFVPRVKEIMALAAGFSLADVFPSVKLLQRIGGLRAKMERIHHQADEILEVIINDHKARKTKDDDGDEHDDLVDVLLRFQDQGNPDQFSLNIDSIKAVILVCSLYFSILDVFIAGSETSSTTLDWSMTELMKNPKVMEKAQAEVRQVYKEKGYVDEAGLEQLNYLKLIVKESLRLHPPLPLLAPRESLDDCEINGYHIPKNTNLMVNAWALGRDPEYWNEAEKFIPERFSDGMIDYKGAHFEFIPFGAGRRICPGMLFGTLNVEFPLASLLYHFDWKLPNGMKPDDLDTNEAYGIAVKRENDLNLIPTLSLPLPTA
- the LOC136219199 gene encoding desmethyl-deoxy-podophyllotoxin synthase-like isoform X2 is translated as MDFQYPSLQVFASFLLFIITVFIITTKKSKNSTKTLPPGPWKLPIIGNLHNLLGSLPHHSLYKLSQKHGPIMHLKLGEINTIIISSPETAKEAMKTHDLTFASRPFSLASDIISYGSTDLIFATYGDYWRQLRKICVMELLSTRRVQSFRSIREEEVGNIMRSISDLASEGSVINFSQILYKYMYSVISRAAFGKVRKEQEAFVPRVKEIMALAAGFSLADVFPSVKLLQRIGGLRAKMERIHHQADEILEVIINDHKARKTKDDDGDEHDDLVDVLLRFQDQGNPDQFSLNIDSIKAVILDVFIAGSETSSTTLDWSMTELMKNPKVMEKAQAEVRQVYKEKGYVDEAGLEQLNYLKLIVKESLRLHPPLPLLAPRESLDDCEINGYHIPKNTNLMVNAWALGRDPEYWNEAEKFIPERFSDGMIDYKGAHFEFIPFGAGRRICPGMLFGTLNVEFPLASLLYHFDWKLPNGMKPDDLDTNEAYGIAVKRENDLNLIPTLSLPLPTA